The DNA window TTGCGTCACGATATTCTGAACGGCATTACGGTCGTCAACGGCAATCTCGAACTCCTCGAACCTCACGTCGCGGCGACCGGGGAGTCGTATTTCGAGACGGTCCGTAACTGGAGCGAGGATATCGGGCAACTGACGGAGAAGGTGCGGTCCGTCAGTCAGACCGTTACGGACTCCGAGTCGGTATCGTTGGAATCCGTGTCCCTTTCCGACGCGCTGTCGAGGCGGGTGACGAAGGTCCGGAACACGTACCCGAACGTGAGTATCGACGCCGACATCGAGGACGGATTGGCCGTCTCCGGCAACGAACTGCTCGGCGAGGTCGTCGAAAACGTGCTCCTGAACGCCATCGAACATCACGACCGCGACGACCCGTCGCTCGTGATTCGGACACGGCGGTCGGAGGAGACTGTCCGCGTCGAAATCGAGGACGACGGACCGGGAATTTCGGAGGAGATGAAAACGCGGGTCTTCGACCGCAACGTTACGTCCGAATCGACCGGTTCCATCGGGTTCGGTCTCTACTTCGTCTCGGTGATGATGGAGCAGTACGACGGTTCGGTGTGGTTCGAAGACGCGAACCCGTGCGGCACGGTGGCCATCCTCTCGTTCCCGCAACTGTCAGCGGACGCTCCACTCACATGAACGATCACTTCGCTTTTGGGAATGTTCCAGAGCTGTAATCTAAGAAACCAAAGATATATGTGCATCTGATTGATTATCTCTACCACCACACGGTTAGAATATGAATGCAGATGGGAATATCGGTGTGCTAATCGTGGACGATGAGGTGGAGGTAACCACGCTCTACGAGGAGTGGCTCGCCGCGCATCGGACACACGTTGCACACGATGGACAGGAGGCCCTTACAGTGCTCGACCGGCGAGGAGAGGAGATCGATGTGGTTCTTCTCGACCGGAAAATGCCGACGTTGAGCGGCTCCAAAGTCCTCGAACGCATTCGTGCACAAGCGTACGACTGTCGCGTCGCCATGATCACCGCGGTGGCACCCGACTACGATATCATCGACATGTCGTTCGACGAGTACATCACGAAACCAGTCGATGGCGATACCATTCGACGGACGGTCGAGGCGCTGTACAGTCGGGCACAGTACGCGGAGACGTTGACCCACTACTATTCGCTCGTTTCGACGCACGCCAACCTCTTGGCGGAACATTCCTACGACGACCTGCAAGAGAACGACGAGTTCGTTTCGCTCGAAACGGAAATCGAGTCCGTCCGCCGCAGTCTCGACTCGTCCCTCGAAGTCGACGACCACCGCGAGTTTCAACACGTCCTCCGCGAGATTCAGTAGTCTGTACTCACGAGAAACCGGCAGAGAGCGGACGGGATACGTTCGTTTAAGAACCGTTCGACCGTTGCTCTGAAACGTTTATGTCCGGGCGACCTACAGGACGCGTCGATATGACCGACGGTGCCATCACGCCGAAACTGGTGACGCTGGCGTGGCCCCTGGTCGTCGGTAACCTCCTCCAGACGTTTTACAACCTCGCGGACATGTTC is part of the Haladaptatus paucihalophilus DX253 genome and encodes:
- a CDS encoding response regulator → MDDEVEVTTLYEEWLAAHRTHVAHDGQEALTVLDRRGEEIDVVLLDRKMPTLSGSKVLERIRAQAYDCRVAMITAVAPDYDIIDMSFDEYITKPVDGDTIRRTVEALYSRAQYAETLTHYYSLVSTHANLLAEHSYDDLQENDEFVSLETEIESVRRSLDSSLEVDDHREFQHVLREIQ